In the genome of Massilibacillus massiliensis, one region contains:
- a CDS encoding FecCD family ABC transporter permease, whose product MKANCNAQPVDKTHECFSSKENVGRNRCKEPMKLLALLAVLIFAFFLSFLIGRYPISPDMVMTILYSKLFFLSQSWSDILETVMFKIRLPRILAAVLVGSALAVSGAAYQNLFRNPLVSPSLLGVSVGAAFGAVLGMILHLSWIWVEALAFAFGLGAVLSTVLVSTWFGNKSMISLVLAGMAVSAFFQALVSVLKYLADPMNTLPEISFWLMGGLSKVKEQDVLWSFIPILVPMLVLYFLRWQIHILSLGEEEAHTLGVNVRRTRFVVLVCATLITAAATSIGGMIQWVGLLIPHIVRMLFGANFAIVLPASAIMGATYLLLMDNLSRSIASLEIQVGIFTALIGAPFFVFLLAKAKRGWNES is encoded by the coding sequence ATGAAAGCTAACTGTAATGCACAGCCTGTAGACAAGACGCACGAATGCTTTTCTAGTAAAGAGAACGTTGGACGGAATCGGTGCAAAGAACCAATGAAATTACTGGCTTTATTAGCGGTTTTGATTTTCGCGTTTTTTCTATCTTTTTTGATTGGTCGTTATCCAATTTCACCCGATATGGTGATGACGATTCTTTATTCTAAACTGTTTTTCTTATCACAAAGTTGGAGTGATATTTTGGAAACTGTGATGTTTAAAATTCGTTTACCGCGCATTTTGGCGGCAGTGTTAGTGGGGAGCGCGCTGGCAGTTTCAGGAGCTGCTTATCAAAACTTATTCAGAAATCCCTTGGTTTCCCCTTCGTTGTTAGGCGTATCGGTGGGAGCCGCATTTGGTGCGGTGCTGGGAATGATTTTGCATTTGTCTTGGATATGGGTAGAGGCATTGGCGTTTGCATTTGGGTTAGGTGCCGTTTTAAGTACAGTGCTTGTGAGCACATGGTTTGGTAATAAGTCCATGATTTCCTTAGTGCTTGCCGGTATGGCAGTTTCAGCATTTTTTCAAGCTTTAGTTTCAGTTTTAAAATATTTGGCTGATCCAATGAACACCTTGCCGGAAATTAGTTTTTGGCTTATGGGTGGCTTATCTAAAGTGAAGGAACAGGATGTCCTATGGTCATTTATACCCATACTTGTTCCGATGCTTGTTTTGTATTTTCTGCGTTGGCAGATTCATATCCTCAGCCTTGGTGAGGAAGAGGCACATACACTAGGCGTGAACGTGCGGCGTACACGGTTCGTAGTGCTGGTATGTGCTACGCTGATCACGGCAGCGGCAACCAGTATCGGAGGGATGATTCAGTGGGTAGGTCTTTTGATCCCACATATAGTGAGAATGTTGTTTGGGGCAAATTTTGCAATTGTGCTGCCGGCTTCTGCAATTATGGGCGCAACGTATTTATTGCTTATGGATAATTTAAGCCGAAGTATCGCATCGCTGGAAATACAGGTAGGTATATTTACAGCTTTGATTGGCGCGCCTTTTTTTGTATTTTTATTGGCAAAAGCAAAGCGTGGCTGGAATGAATCGTAG
- a CDS encoding ABC transporter substrate-binding protein, with protein MKKLCVYGATLAVLFFVFLSGCARQNAWQNVSKEEGGHSRIIVDMAGRKVAVPTEIKKVYPVSPVEAVLLYTIDPALLVGWGYHMASDQADYILPQYRDLPVIGWLNRGSTGNLEEVMKLKPDVILMSDEVNAANIEFANELEKSTKIPVVFLAKGIDNMQRSYIVAGELLNRETRTAELAAYCRETTSLVAQKKPLLEKRQPATAYYAEGRLGLETEPRGSWHAEVIEYVGGRNVAEPGLPSSSSIGRSPVSIEQVMNWNPEVILIGYFRDGESSSYPSIMQDEAWQHVKAVQNRQVYEIPTGPFNWFDRPPSVARLLGIRWVANLLYPDMYAFDFRAEVKRFYALFYQYELSEAELDALAASAERK; from the coding sequence ATGAAAAAACTATGCGTATATGGGGCGACCCTGGCAGTTCTTTTCTTTGTATTTTTAAGTGGATGTGCACGGCAAAATGCGTGGCAGAATGTTTCTAAAGAAGAGGGCGGACACAGCCGGATCATTGTGGATATGGCAGGGCGGAAAGTGGCGGTTCCTACAGAGATCAAAAAAGTGTATCCTGTTTCACCTGTGGAAGCAGTATTGCTTTATACGATTGATCCAGCGTTGTTAGTTGGTTGGGGATATCATATGGCATCTGATCAGGCGGATTACATTTTGCCACAGTATCGGGATTTGCCAGTGATCGGCTGGCTGAATCGTGGTTCGACAGGCAATTTGGAAGAGGTAATGAAACTAAAGCCTGATGTTATTTTAATGTCAGATGAAGTCAATGCAGCAAATATAGAATTTGCGAATGAGTTGGAAAAATCAACGAAGATACCGGTCGTTTTTCTTGCAAAAGGGATAGACAATATGCAGCGAAGTTACATTGTTGCCGGTGAATTGTTAAATCGTGAGACGCGAACCGCTGAACTTGCAGCTTATTGCCGGGAAACGACATCGTTAGTGGCGCAAAAGAAGCCACTGCTAGAGAAACGGCAGCCGGCAACGGCTTATTATGCTGAGGGACGCTTAGGTTTAGAGACGGAGCCACGGGGTTCATGGCATGCGGAAGTGATTGAGTATGTGGGGGGAAGAAATGTTGCTGAACCGGGGCTTCCAAGCAGCAGCTCTATCGGCCGTAGTCCAGTGTCGATTGAACAGGTCATGAATTGGAATCCGGAGGTTATCTTGATTGGTTATTTCCGTGATGGGGAAAGCAGCAGTTATCCATCTATTATGCAGGATGAAGCTTGGCAGCACGTGAAAGCTGTACAAAATCGTCAGGTGTATGAAATTCCGACGGGCCCGTTTAATTGGTTTGATCGGCCGCCGTCTGTAGCGCGATTGCTTGGTATTCGCTGGGTGGCAAATCTGCTTTATCCGGATATGTATGCTTTTGATTTTCGTGCCGAAGTGAAACGATTTTATGCTTTATTTTATCAGTATGAACTATCAGAAGCTGAACTGGATGCATTGGCAGCGAGCGCAGAGCGAAAATGA
- a CDS encoding DUF364 domain-containing protein encodes MWKLYDTLIEGIPEDCMVEDFICGTYSVLVKSGNGYGFSYIVAGDSIPETMKRSLGMPLRKLAACIKSWNFVEASIGMAAINAWYNSPQEAAHNGIALTGSQYSEDRLNDPLIAYQNEVKNKKVAFWGHFPYIEQLFQPVSEVKIIEIDPQEGDYPAFSYEYILPESDFVFINCSSLIYKTLPRMLELAQNAYVILVGPFTPMAPQLFSFGVHDLSGFIVQDGTGAARIVNGMERKKIYAFGRKVAMKSSR; translated from the coding sequence ATGTGGAAATTATATGATACTTTAATAGAAGGAATTCCCGAAGACTGTATGGTCGAAGATTTTATTTGCGGCACGTATTCGGTTCTTGTGAAAAGTGGAAATGGCTATGGATTTAGCTATATCGTTGCCGGCGACAGCATCCCAGAAACGATGAAAAGATCTTTGGGAATGCCGTTAAGAAAATTAGCTGCATGTATTAAGTCCTGGAATTTTGTTGAGGCGTCGATTGGAATGGCGGCAATCAATGCTTGGTATAATTCTCCGCAAGAAGCAGCACACAATGGAATCGCTTTAACTGGCAGTCAATATAGTGAAGATCGTTTGAATGATCCGCTCATTGCTTATCAAAATGAAGTTAAAAATAAAAAGGTTGCTTTTTGGGGGCATTTTCCGTATATTGAGCAATTGTTTCAGCCGGTAAGTGAGGTTAAGATCATTGAAATCGATCCGCAGGAAGGGGATTATCCTGCTTTTTCCTATGAATATATTTTGCCGGAAAGTGACTTCGTATTTATCAATTGCAGTAGTTTAATTTATAAAACTTTGCCGCGGATGTTAGAACTTGCACAAAATGCTTATGTGATCCTTGTTGGTCCTTTTACACCGATGGCACCACAATTATTTTCCTTTGGCGTGCATGATTTATCTGGATTTATTGTCCAAGATGGTACTGGCGCTGCACGTATTGTAAATGGAATGGAAAGAAAAAAGATATACGCATTTGGGAGAAAAGTAGCAATGAAATCGTCTAGGTAA
- a CDS encoding ATP-binding cassette domain-containing protein, which produces MTKNMKYSEFIRTQTVEKIVDTYPIVQDFFVNYNLHKLPKNLTVVDALDQINPEQLMEFGLDKFSFIIELEKFLGALIDQQEEQQCVRTITIIGGRNKLGQQEAIKFTMAAGEVISIVGPTGSGKSRLLADIECLAQGDTPTKRQVLLNGHSLSDEERFAVGNKMVAQLSQNMNFVMDLTVEEFLAMHAKSRLCEDPEQVVKRCFACANELAGEKFSIDTKVTQLSGGQSRALMIADTAHMSASPIVLIDEIENAGIDRKEAIRLLTKNEKIVLISTHDPLLALGAHKRIVIKNGGIHKIMETSAEEIESLSNIEKLDALMLEIRQQLRRGERVHPLKFTLS; this is translated from the coding sequence ATGACAAAAAATATGAAGTATAGTGAATTTATTCGGACACAAACGGTTGAGAAAATTGTTGATACGTATCCGATCGTGCAAGATTTCTTTGTGAACTATAATTTGCATAAATTGCCCAAAAACCTTACGGTTGTGGATGCTTTAGATCAAATAAACCCCGAACAGTTGATGGAATTTGGTCTTGATAAATTTAGCTTTATTATAGAATTAGAAAAATTTTTGGGGGCTTTAATCGATCAGCAAGAAGAGCAACAATGCGTAAGGACAATCACGATTATCGGTGGTAGGAACAAACTAGGGCAACAGGAAGCGATCAAATTTACGATGGCTGCCGGCGAGGTGATTAGTATTGTTGGACCGACGGGGTCTGGAAAAAGTCGTTTGCTGGCTGATATTGAATGCTTGGCACAGGGAGATACACCGACGAAACGCCAAGTCTTGCTAAATGGTCATTCGCTTAGCGATGAAGAGCGGTTCGCAGTTGGGAATAAAATGGTTGCACAATTGTCACAAAATATGAATTTTGTCATGGATTTAACGGTTGAAGAGTTTTTGGCGATGCACGCAAAAAGCCGTCTTTGTGAAGATCCTGAACAAGTGGTGAAACGCTGCTTTGCATGTGCAAACGAACTGGCTGGTGAAAAATTTTCTATTGATACGAAAGTTACACAGCTTTCAGGAGGGCAGTCTAGGGCGTTGATGATTGCTGATACAGCGCATATGAGTGCATCACCCATTGTTTTGATCGACGAAATTGAAAATGCGGGTATTGATAGAAAAGAAGCGATTCGTCTATTGACTAAAAATGAGAAGATTGTTTTAATTTCTACCCATGATCCTTTACTTGCGCTGGGCGCTCATAAACGTATTGTGATTAAAAATGGCGGTATTCATAAAATTATGGAGACATCGGCAGAAGAAATAGAAAGTTTGAGCAATATTGAAAAGTTGGATGCACTTATGTTAGAAATTCGGCAGCAATTGCGGCGTGGTGAAAGAGTTCATCCATTAAAGTTCACTTTATCGTAA
- a CDS encoding GTP-binding protein produces MKLITVSGAPSSGKTSVILKLIDCLREKQQEAGVIKFDCLTSFDQVRYQENGVKVQVGFSGKFCPDHFFISNIDDAVEWGKRAGLDILISESAGLCNRCSPHIQGVLALCVIDNLSGVNTPRKIGPMLKLADIVLITKGDIVSQAEREVFMFNVRQVNPNAKILFVNGITGQGAFMLSKYVMNAMEISSLQNRRLRFPMPAAVCAYCTGETRIGESYQMGMLKKIEFR; encoded by the coding sequence ATGAAACTTATTACTGTATCCGGAGCACCGTCATCGGGAAAAACTTCAGTTATTCTTAAATTAATTGATTGCCTAAGAGAAAAGCAACAAGAAGCTGGTGTAATAAAATTTGATTGTTTAACCTCTTTTGATCAAGTTCGTTATCAGGAAAATGGCGTAAAAGTCCAAGTGGGATTTTCGGGTAAGTTCTGTCCGGATCATTTTTTTATCAGTAATATTGATGATGCTGTCGAATGGGGAAAGCGTGCCGGACTAGATATATTAATCAGTGAAAGTGCGGGTCTGTGCAATCGTTGCTCTCCGCATATTCAAGGCGTTCTTGCCCTATGTGTGATTGACAATTTATCAGGTGTGAATACACCACGTAAAATAGGCCCAATGTTAAAATTAGCGGATATTGTTTTGATTACCAAGGGGGATATTGTTTCGCAAGCTGAACGTGAAGTTTTTATGTTTAATGTTCGTCAAGTCAATCCCAATGCTAAAATTTTGTTTGTCAATGGGATTACCGGTCAAGGGGCATTCATGTTGAGTAAGTATGTGATGAACGCCATGGAGATCTCTTCTCTGCAAAATCGCCGCTTGCGTTTTCCTATGCCTGCGGCTGTATGCGCTTACTGTACCGGGGAAACTAGAATTGGTGAATCTTATCAGATGGGTATGCTGAAAAAAATAGAATTTAGGTGA
- a CDS encoding methyl-accepting chemotaxis protein, with protein MDTDIPVGMYSLFMLQRIFLEGDEMKLSKKLIILGVIPTILFTLVSLFYIIPETKRSIYDERDVQLKTNVENAYSIVSYYYDLAQNGALTEKQAQVQAMDALSKMRYSTDGYYWIDDVNCVSVMHGAKPENVGKNRAAAKDEKGLLFVKEYVEGAKISKSEGFYSNFWFSKPGESSATSKRGYVKLFEPWGWVVGTGIYIDDVEKVVQKQIFAIMAVNLVLLLVTFAFTYWFSREKVVKPLESVIAKLDEMANNGGDLTQKIQVESNDEIGKLADVVNAMLDSIRALIKQIAQTSEQVAASSEELTASAEQSAHASTQAAESVTEVAQGAEKQLKAVGDTTDVVEEMSGKIQLVVANAEMVAETSTQTADAASEGNKAVNLAIEQMKTIEQTVSSSAKVVSKLGERSKEIGQIVDTISGIASQTNLLALNAAIEAARAGEQGRGFAVVAEEVRVLAEQSQEAAKRIADMINEIQEETDKAVTAMHQGTEEVNRGTQVVNTAGKSFEEIEALVDLLSKQGLEIHSSTRQMNAGREKIVVAVQQIHEIAKVSSGETQSISAAAEEQSASMEEIASSSQALARMAEELQKIVQKFKV; from the coding sequence ATGGATACAGACATTCCGGTTGGAATGTACAGCTTGTTTATGTTGCAGCGCATATTTTTGGAAGGTGATGAAATGAAATTAAGTAAAAAATTGATTATTTTAGGGGTTATTCCAACGATTTTGTTTACCTTGGTTAGTCTGTTCTATATTATACCTGAAACAAAAAGAAGTATTTATGATGAAAGAGACGTTCAGCTCAAGACCAATGTAGAAAATGCATATTCCATAGTTTCTTATTATTATGATCTCGCACAAAATGGTGCTTTAACAGAAAAGCAGGCACAGGTGCAGGCGATGGATGCTTTAAGTAAAATGCGTTATAGCACGGATGGGTATTATTGGATCGATGATGTGAATTGTGTCAGTGTAATGCATGGAGCTAAGCCTGAAAATGTAGGGAAGAATAGAGCGGCGGCTAAAGATGAAAAAGGCTTGCTGTTTGTAAAAGAGTATGTAGAAGGAGCAAAAATTAGTAAGTCAGAAGGATTTTATAGTAATTTTTGGTTTTCGAAGCCAGGCGAAAGTTCTGCTACATCAAAACGTGGTTATGTGAAATTATTTGAACCGTGGGGATGGGTTGTTGGAACGGGAATTTATATAGATGATGTGGAAAAAGTTGTTCAGAAACAAATCTTTGCAATTATGGCTGTAAATCTAGTTCTTTTACTTGTAACGTTTGCATTTACGTATTGGTTTTCGCGAGAAAAGGTTGTAAAGCCTTTAGAATCTGTGATAGCAAAGCTAGATGAAATGGCAAATAACGGTGGGGATTTAACGCAAAAAATTCAAGTGGAGAGTAACGATGAAATCGGCAAATTAGCTGATGTTGTGAATGCTATGCTTGATAGTATAAGGGCGCTTATTAAACAAATTGCGCAGACTTCAGAACAGGTTGCTGCTTCTTCAGAAGAGTTGACTGCGAGTGCAGAGCAGTCGGCCCATGCGTCTACGCAGGCCGCTGAATCTGTTACAGAGGTAGCGCAGGGAGCGGAAAAACAATTAAAAGCCGTTGGTGATACTACGGATGTTGTAGAAGAAATGTCTGGTAAAATTCAATTGGTTGTAGCAAATGCAGAAATGGTAGCAGAGACTTCGACGCAGACTGCCGATGCGGCTAGCGAAGGTAATAAAGCAGTGAACTTGGCAATTGAGCAGATGAAGACAATTGAACAAACCGTTTCAAGTTCGGCTAAAGTTGTATCTAAGTTGGGTGAGCGGTCAAAGGAAATAGGACAGATTGTCGATACGATATCGGGCATTGCCAGTCAAACCAATTTACTGGCGTTGAATGCGGCAATTGAAGCGGCGAGAGCAGGTGAGCAAGGCCGTGGTTTTGCTGTTGTTGCAGAAGAAGTACGTGTGTTAGCGGAGCAATCTCAAGAGGCAGCAAAACGAATTGCTGATATGATCAATGAAATTCAAGAAGAGACGGATAAAGCGGTAACGGCGATGCATCAAGGAACTGAAGAAGTGAATAGAGGTACCCAAGTTGTAAATACAGCTGGAAAATCTTTTGAAGAGATAGAGGCGCTGGTAGATCTTTTATCAAAACAAGGTTTGGAAATTCATAGTTCTACGCGACAAATGAATGCCGGACGTGAGAAAATTGTGGTTGCAGTGCAACAGATTCATGAAATCGCAAAAGTTTCTTCTGGTGAAACGCAGAGTATTTCAGCTGCTGCCGAGGAACAATCTGCTTCTATGGAAGAAATTGCATCCTCTAGTCAAGCTTTAGCGCGTATGGCGGAAGAATTGCAAAAAATTGTGCAAAAATTTAAAGTGTAA
- a CDS encoding MFS transporter yields the protein MSTEKISMREKICYGLGDSSANIFFGMTMMFLPYFYTDVVGISASAMGLLFLVARLFDAFSDPVIGHMADNTNTKYGHYRPYLLYMAIPYGLSCFLVFLAPDFSATGKLVYAYVTYLFLILMYAFTVVPYVGLLTVMTDDPAERLSINSYRFPLAKSAFLLCSVVVPMFVATYDKAYEAEAYRNAMVIIALLATVCTLTCFFGTRERSKPCVPKTESNVNNSLISQIKLIFKTKTLRSFYIFFALTQMAFTFKGSSAIYYAKYYLQQNEGFLTGLLSAFSIAGIVAPIVAMFLIKKGYFDKLSMLKVATIGAGITALPIIFLSAEHYLLSASCLVISTFFGELGIIVYWALPSDCAEFCELKYNKKMIGVLGALALFSQKFAMGIVGILIGGILSYVNYHAGVQINAEIGMGIITIVAVLPALCHFVSYWFLTKYDLNEEKVSEVRVELERLHAVN from the coding sequence GTGAGTACAGAGAAAATCAGTATGAGAGAAAAAATCTGTTATGGTTTAGGTGATTCTTCGGCAAATATTTTTTTTGGTATGACTATGATGTTTTTACCGTATTTTTATACGGATGTTGTTGGTATTTCGGCAAGTGCGATGGGATTGTTATTTTTGGTAGCACGGTTATTTGATGCTTTTTCTGATCCGGTGATTGGTCATATGGCTGATAATACAAATACGAAGTATGGGCATTATCGTCCGTATTTGCTCTATATGGCGATTCCCTATGGATTATCTTGCTTTTTGGTTTTCTTAGCACCGGATTTTTCAGCAACAGGAAAACTGGTGTATGCATATGTAACGTATCTTTTCCTCATCTTAATGTATGCTTTTACGGTGGTGCCTTATGTGGGACTCCTTACCGTAATGACGGATGATCCGGCAGAGCGATTGTCGATCAATTCGTATCGATTCCCATTGGCGAAATCTGCATTTTTACTGTGTTCAGTCGTTGTACCGATGTTTGTTGCAACGTATGATAAAGCGTATGAAGCTGAAGCGTATAGAAATGCAATGGTCATCATTGCGCTTTTGGCGACAGTTTGTACCTTGACCTGCTTTTTTGGGACAAGAGAACGTAGTAAACCATGCGTTCCGAAGACTGAATCAAACGTAAATAATTCGTTGATTTCACAAATTAAATTGATTTTTAAAACAAAGACTTTGCGTTCATTCTATATTTTCTTTGCACTTACACAGATGGCATTTACGTTCAAAGGAAGTTCAGCAATTTATTATGCGAAATATTATTTACAACAAAATGAAGGTTTTCTTACTGGCTTGTTATCGGCATTTTCGATTGCCGGAATTGTTGCACCGATCGTGGCAATGTTTTTAATCAAAAAAGGTTATTTTGATAAATTATCTATGCTTAAAGTGGCTACAATTGGTGCAGGTATCACAGCGCTGCCGATTATATTCCTTTCGGCGGAGCATTATCTGTTATCTGCAAGTTGTTTGGTGATTTCAACGTTCTTTGGAGAATTAGGAATTATCGTTTATTGGGCGTTGCCTTCTGATTGTGCAGAATTTTGCGAATTGAAATACAATAAAAAAATGATTGGCGTATTGGGGGCATTGGCCTTATTTTCACAGAAATTTGCCATGGGGATTGTAGGAATATTGATTGGTGGTATCCTTTCTTACGTGAATTATCATGCGGGTGTACAAATTAACGCTGAAATCGGAATGGGAATCATAACAATCGTAGCCGTTTTACCTGCGCTTTGTCATTTTGTAAGCTATTGGTTTCTCACAAAGTACGATCTTAATGAAGAAAAAGTGTCTGAAGTACGTGTTGAATTAGAAAGACTACATGCGGTGAATTAG
- the glpK gene encoding glycerol kinase GlpK: MPDKKYILSIDQSTQGTKALIYHKTGKILARCDCLHKQMIDDMGWVEHDPDEILKNVYSAVRLVVEKAQIHQDEIIGVGISNQRETVMAWDKETGRPVYPAIVWQCARGKKICERIKEQGWAVKIRKATGLHLSPYFSAAKLAWIMENVAGVKEKSEKGELCCGTMDSWLVYALTRGKSFKTDFSNASRTQLFNITDLCWDEEICHIFGIETYNLPEVCDSNAYYGSTDFDGYLSTAIPIHAVMGDSHAALFGQHCLNAGGIKSTYGTGSSVMLNTGGKQIRSKNGLVTSIAWRMNGEIKYVLEGNINYTGAVLSWLKDDLGLIASPEESENLAKEANPIDKTYFVPAFTGLGAPYWDSEARGIITGMSRVTGRKEIVRAALDSIVYQIADIVKLMQEEAGVVIQSLRVDGGPTKNKYLMSFQSDILNLPVEVPEIEELSASGVAYAAGIALGFYHIDDIFQTIQRKTYIPKMQEEKRTSLYLGWRGAVRQTVHYHEN; the protein is encoded by the coding sequence ATGCCAGATAAAAAATATATATTGAGTATTGATCAGAGTACGCAAGGTACCAAAGCTCTTATTTATCATAAAACCGGAAAAATTTTGGCGCGCTGTGATTGCCTGCATAAGCAAATGATTGATGATATGGGCTGGGTGGAGCATGATCCAGATGAAATCTTAAAGAATGTGTATAGCGCAGTTCGACTTGTAGTAGAAAAAGCGCAGATACATCAAGATGAAATTATCGGCGTAGGTATCAGCAATCAAAGAGAAACAGTGATGGCTTGGGATAAAGAGACAGGCAGGCCGGTTTATCCGGCCATTGTCTGGCAATGTGCCCGGGGTAAAAAAATCTGTGAAAGAATCAAAGAGCAGGGGTGGGCGGTGAAAATAAGGAAGGCGACGGGACTTCACCTATCACCATATTTTTCTGCGGCGAAATTGGCTTGGATTATGGAAAATGTGGCAGGCGTAAAAGAAAAATCTGAAAAAGGTGAACTTTGTTGCGGGACGATGGATAGCTGGCTGGTCTATGCATTGACCAGAGGCAAGTCTTTTAAAACCGATTTTTCAAATGCATCCAGAACACAGTTGTTTAATATTACAGATTTATGTTGGGATGAAGAGATCTGTCATATCTTTGGGATTGAAACCTACAACTTGCCAGAAGTATGTGATTCAAATGCTTACTATGGTTCTACGGATTTTGATGGTTACTTATCAACTGCAATTCCGATTCATGCAGTGATGGGGGATTCACATGCGGCGTTGTTTGGACAACATTGCCTTAACGCTGGCGGAATTAAGTCTACGTATGGGACAGGTTCCTCGGTCATGTTAAATACAGGTGGAAAGCAAATTCGCAGTAAGAACGGATTGGTTACATCGATTGCATGGCGCATGAATGGAGAAATCAAATATGTATTGGAAGGCAACATTAATTATACGGGCGCAGTGCTGAGTTGGTTGAAAGATGATTTGGGTCTCATTGCTTCACCAGAGGAAAGTGAAAATTTAGCGAAGGAAGCAAATCCGATTGATAAGACATATTTTGTGCCGGCATTTACCGGACTTGGTGCTCCTTATTGGGATAGCGAAGCGAGGGGAATCATCACGGGAATGAGCAGAGTCACTGGCAGAAAAGAAATTGTCAGAGCTGCACTGGACAGTATTGTTTATCAGATCGCCGATATCGTGAAACTTATGCAAGAGGAAGCAGGCGTAGTGATTCAGTCATTAAGAGTGGACGGCGGACCTACAAAAAATAAATATTTAATGAGTTTTCAGAGCGATATTTTAAATCTGCCGGTAGAAGTGCCGGAAATAGAAGAGCTTTCGGCATCAGGTGTGGCCTACGCTGCAGGTATTGCCTTAGGATTCTATCATATTGATGATATTTTTCAGACAATTCAGAGAAAAACGTATATTCCTAAAATGCAGGAAGAAAAAAGGACAAGCTTATATTTAGGATGGCGCGGTGCTGTAAGACAAACCGTACATTATCATGAAAATTAA
- a CDS encoding transketolase family protein has translation MNKIANKQVICNVLLKASETDKDIVVLCSDSKGSGSLAPFSKERPEQFIEVGIAEQNLVSISAGLASCGKKVFAASPASFLSTRSMEQAKVDVAYSNTNVKLIGISGGISYGALGMTHHSANDIATMASIPNMRVYLPSDRLQTEKLTEALLRDTAPAYIRVGRNAVEDVYAEEHVPFVLNQATTVTEGNDVTIIACGEMVKAAKDAAEILQRQNIGVRVLDMYCVKPLDTKAIIKAAQETKAIVTIEEHTLFGGLGSMVSQVVAEHAPVKVVNMTLPDTPVITGKSQEVFDHYHLNAAGIVNTVKTLL, from the coding sequence ATGAATAAAATTGCCAATAAACAAGTCATATGCAATGTGCTGTTAAAAGCATCTGAAACGGATAAAGATATTGTTGTTTTATGTAGTGATTCTAAGGGATCCGGCTCTTTGGCGCCTTTTTCAAAGGAAAGACCGGAGCAGTTTATTGAGGTCGGTATCGCAGAACAAAATCTTGTTTCGATTAGCGCAGGATTGGCTTCCTGCGGGAAAAAAGTTTTTGCTGCTTCTCCAGCTAGCTTTTTGAGCACACGGAGTATGGAACAGGCAAAAGTAGATGTTGCTTATTCTAACACGAATGTAAAATTAATCGGTATCAGCGGTGGAATAAGTTATGGTGCTTTAGGAATGACACACCATTCGGCAAATGATATTGCAACGATGGCTTCTATACCGAATATGCGTGTGTACTTACCAAGTGATCGTTTACAAACGGAAAAGTTGACCGAGGCTTTATTGCGGGATACGGCGCCTGCTTATATCAGAGTAGGTCGTAATGCAGTAGAAGATGTGTATGCCGAGGAACATGTGCCTTTTGTCTTGAATCAGGCGACTACGGTTACTGAAGGGAATGATGTGACGATCATCGCTTGCGGTGAAATGGTGAAAGCGGCGAAAGATGCGGCTGAAATCCTGCAAAGACAAAATATCGGTGTACGTGTTTTAGATATGTATTGTGTCAAACCGCTGGATACGAAAGCCATCATAAAGGCAGCACAGGAAACGAAGGCCATTGTAACGATTGAAGAACATACGCTGTTTGGTGGTCTGGGTTCTATGGTCAGCCAGGTTGTTGCAGAACATGCGCCCGTTAAAGTGGTGAACATGACATTGCCGGATACGCCAGTTATTACAGGTAAGTCGCAAGAAGTGTTTGATCATTACCATTTAAATGCGGCGGGTATTGTAAACACCGTAAAAACCTTGTTGTAA